The Populus trichocarpa isolate Nisqually-1 chromosome 2, P.trichocarpa_v4.1, whole genome shotgun sequence genome has a window encoding:
- the LOC18096349 gene encoding cell division protein FtsY homolog, chloroplastic has translation MDELKACKKAAGKIVRGAPDVVGITGFILTKLDGSARGGCVVSVDDELGIPVKFVGVGEGVEDLQPFDAEAFVNAIFSTRRSCRR, from the exons ATGGATGAGTTAAAAGCATGTAAGAAAGCTGCGGGCAAAATAGTTCGTGGCGCACCTGAT GTTGTTGGAATAACTGGTTTCATTTTGACAAAACTCGATGGTTCTGCTAGAGGCGGCTGTGTG GTCAGTGTAGATGACGAGCTTGGCATCCCTGTAAAGTTCGTGGGTGTTGGAGAAGGTGTAGAAGACCTCCAACCCTTTGATGCTGAGGCTTTTGTTAACGCCATATTTTCAACGAGACGTTCATGTCGCAGATGA
- the LOC7494052 gene encoding uncharacterized protein LOC7494052, whose product MTGTSSSSSSTTTISKDLPSDYVSAVKGFFADVGIHASLPQNSFSKDFYSDLIRDLLKVDNVLRGRVSCIFSVSPALGNYFNGLHGGAVGAIAERVSIACARTVVAGDKELFLGELSISYLSAATLNEVLVVEAAVARSGRNLTVVASEFRIKKTRKLVYTSRATIYHMPPAKL is encoded by the exons ATGACAGgaacctcttcttcttcttcttccacgACAACCATATCCAAAGACCTACCTTCAGATTATGTCTCAGCAGTCAAAGGTTTTTTTGCAGACGTCGGAATCCATGCCTCTCTCCCTCAAAACTCCTTCTCCAAAGACTTCTACTCTGATCTCATTCGCGATCTCCTTAAAGTCGACAATGTCCTACGTGGCCGCGTCTCTTGCATCTTCTCTGTCTCACCTGCTCTTGGT AATTACTTTAATGGGCTACACGGAGGGGCTGTTGGAGCTATAGCAGAGAGGGTGTCCATTGCTTGTGCTAGAACGGTAGTGGCTGGTGATAAAGAGCTGTTTCTTGGTGAATTAAGCATCTCTTATCTCTCTGCAGCAACACTAAAT GAGGTGTTGGTTGTTGAAGCGGCCGTAGCGAGGAGTGGAAGGAACTTGACTGTAGTTGCATCCGAATTCAGAATCAAGAAAACCAGGAAGTTGGTCTACACTTCTCGTGCTACCATCTATCACATGCCTCCTGCCAAGTTATGA
- the LOC7461751 gene encoding 16 kDa phloem protein 2, with protein MPEGTIQVVLVGAKGLENTDFFTNIDPYVLLTCRSQEQRSSVASGQGSEPEWNETFVFTISEGTSELVLKIVDHDTLTDDDYLGKASIPLEPLFIEGNLPTTAYNVVKDEEYRGEIRVGLSFTPERRTSRTFDAGEESYGGWKESAYTD; from the exons ATGCCTGAAGGGACTATTCAAGTTGTTCTTGTCGGAGCCAAAGGTCTCGAGAACACCGATTTCTTCA CCAATATCGATCCATATGTGCTTCTCACTTGCCGATCTCAGGAGCAAAGAAGCAGTGTTGCTTCAG GACAAGGATCTGAACCAGAATGGAATGAAACCTTCGTTTTTACCATTTCCGAGGGTACTTCAGAACTCGTTCTGAAGATAGTGGATCATGACACTCTCACGGATGATGATTACCTTGGAAAAGCAAG CATTCCTTTGGAGCCACTATTCATAGAAGGAAATCTGCCAACAACTGCATACAATGTTGTCAAGGACGAGGAGTACCGTGGAGAGATCAGAGTTGGCCTTAGTTTTACTCCCGAG CGTCGCACTAGTAGGACATTTGATGCTGGGGAGGAGAGTTATGGAGGCTGGAAAGAATCAGCTTACACAGATTGA
- the LOC7494054 gene encoding uncharacterized protein LOC7494054 isoform X3, whose amino-acid sequence MILGHTDGLSELGSSRDPLIAYPESELNVEDDEEQILYAASFEELAKNHVKYDTIIWISISLLLVLAWGIGIIMLLCFPIRRYMLQKDISSRKLYVTANEIVYKFSRPSILFWRVSTIEKCIPLSLVIDIIIEQGCLQSLYGIHTFRVESIVRGKAAPVDELQVQGVADPGVLRKVIITEASKNVQDFGKGWNPTLTIEEEGLSRVGSLNEGPAVFKSPPKSWKKIESLIEKSQTSPESR is encoded by the exons ATGATTTTGGGACATACTGATGGTTTATCAGAACTTGGGTCATCAAGAGATCCCCTAATTGCCTATCCTGAATCAGAGTTGAATGTTGAGGATGACGAAGAACAGATATTGTATGCAGCTTCCTTTGAAGAACTTGcgaaaaatcatgttaaatatGACACCATTATATGGATTTCTATATCTTTGTTGCTGGTTTTAGCTTGGGGGATTGGCATCATTATGTTGCTCTGTTTTCCCATTAGAAGATACATGCTTCAAAAGGATATTTCCTCGCGCAAACTGTATGTTACCGCTAATGAGATAGTTTACAAG TTTTCAAGGCCTTCGATACTCTTTTGGCGTGTTTCCACAATCGAGAAGTGCATTCCTCTTTCCTTGGTGATTGATATCATTATCGAGCAAG GTTGCTTGCAGTCCCTTTATGGAATCCATACATTTAGAGTTGAAAGCATTGTGCGTGGAAAAGCAGCACCTGTAGATGAACTCCAGGTTCAAGGTGTTGCCGACCCTGGAGTTTTGAGGAAG GTGATAATAACAGAAGCTTCAAAGAATGTACAGGATTTCGGGAAAGGTTGGAATCCTACTCTTACTATTGAAGAGGAAGGCCTGTCCAGAGTGGGATCATTGAACGAGGGACCAGCTGTCTTTAAATCACCACCCAAAAGCTGGAAG AAAATTGAGTCTCTTATTGAGAAGTCCCAGACTTCCCCAGAAAGCAGATAA
- the LOC7494054 gene encoding uncharacterized protein LOC7494054 isoform X1 translates to MILGHTDGLSELGSSRDPLIAYPESELNVEDDEEQILYAASFEELAKNHVKYDTIIWISISLLLVLAWGIGIIMLLCFPIRRYMLQKDISSRKLYVTANEIVYKFSRPSILFWRVSTIEKCIPLSLVIDIIIEQGCLQSLYGIHTFRVESIVRGKAAPVDELQVQGVADPGVLRKVIITEASKNVQDFGKGWNPTLTIEEEGLSRVGSLNEGPAVFKSPPKSWKMTGSPRYASSEHRGSPRYASSEHKGLIHGEMLLSKLGEVCESVKKIESLIEKSQTSPESR, encoded by the exons ATGATTTTGGGACATACTGATGGTTTATCAGAACTTGGGTCATCAAGAGATCCCCTAATTGCCTATCCTGAATCAGAGTTGAATGTTGAGGATGACGAAGAACAGATATTGTATGCAGCTTCCTTTGAAGAACTTGcgaaaaatcatgttaaatatGACACCATTATATGGATTTCTATATCTTTGTTGCTGGTTTTAGCTTGGGGGATTGGCATCATTATGTTGCTCTGTTTTCCCATTAGAAGATACATGCTTCAAAAGGATATTTCCTCGCGCAAACTGTATGTTACCGCTAATGAGATAGTTTACAAG TTTTCAAGGCCTTCGATACTCTTTTGGCGTGTTTCCACAATCGAGAAGTGCATTCCTCTTTCCTTGGTGATTGATATCATTATCGAGCAAG GTTGCTTGCAGTCCCTTTATGGAATCCATACATTTAGAGTTGAAAGCATTGTGCGTGGAAAAGCAGCACCTGTAGATGAACTCCAGGTTCAAGGTGTTGCCGACCCTGGAGTTTTGAGGAAG GTGATAATAACAGAAGCTTCAAAGAATGTACAGGATTTCGGGAAAGGTTGGAATCCTACTCTTACTATTGAAGAGGAAGGCCTGTCCAGAGTGGGATCATTGAACGAGGGACCAGCTGTCTTTAAATCACCACCCAAAAGCTGGAAG ATGACAGGTTCACCACGCTATGCTTCATCAGAGCATAGGGGTTCACCACGCTATGCTTCATCAGAGCATAAAGGTTTAATACACGGGGAAATGCTGCTAAGTAAACTTGGAGAAGTCTGTGAATCAGTAAAG AAAATTGAGTCTCTTATTGAGAAGTCCCAGACTTCCCCAGAAAGCAGATAA
- the LOC7494054 gene encoding uncharacterized protein LOC7494054 isoform X2 — protein sequence MILGHTDGLSELGSSRDPLIAYPESELNVEDDEEQILYAASFEELAKNHVKYDTIIWISISLLLVLAWGIGIIMLLCFPIRRYMLQKDISSRKLYVTANEIVYKFSRPSILFWRVSTIEKCIPLSLVIDIIIEQGCLQSLYGIHTFRVESIVRGKAAPVDELQVQGVADPGVLRKVIITEASKNVQDFGKGWNPTLTIEEEGLSRVGSLNEGPAVFKSPPKSWKEDGWWVRMCCCIHQIDFP from the exons ATGATTTTGGGACATACTGATGGTTTATCAGAACTTGGGTCATCAAGAGATCCCCTAATTGCCTATCCTGAATCAGAGTTGAATGTTGAGGATGACGAAGAACAGATATTGTATGCAGCTTCCTTTGAAGAACTTGcgaaaaatcatgttaaatatGACACCATTATATGGATTTCTATATCTTTGTTGCTGGTTTTAGCTTGGGGGATTGGCATCATTATGTTGCTCTGTTTTCCCATTAGAAGATACATGCTTCAAAAGGATATTTCCTCGCGCAAACTGTATGTTACCGCTAATGAGATAGTTTACAAG TTTTCAAGGCCTTCGATACTCTTTTGGCGTGTTTCCACAATCGAGAAGTGCATTCCTCTTTCCTTGGTGATTGATATCATTATCGAGCAAG GTTGCTTGCAGTCCCTTTATGGAATCCATACATTTAGAGTTGAAAGCATTGTGCGTGGAAAAGCAGCACCTGTAGATGAACTCCAGGTTCAAGGTGTTGCCGACCCTGGAGTTTTGAGGAAG GTGATAATAACAGAAGCTTCAAAGAATGTACAGGATTTCGGGAAAGGTTGGAATCCTACTCTTACTATTGAAGAGGAAGGCCTGTCCAGAGTGGGATCATTGAACGAGGGACCAGCTGTCTTTAAATCACCACCCAAAAGCTGGAAG GAGGATGGATGGTGGGTGCGGATGTGTTGCTGCATTCATCAAATTGACTTTCCTTAA
- the LOC18096350 gene encoding uncharacterized protein LOC18096350, whose translation MGGGGADHGHGAEGAHGDFRAKVWSMSGGPYCRPKHWRRNTAIAMFGVFLICIPIAMKSAELEQRPHHPVRPIPSQLWCKNFGTKDYNDVQ comes from the exons atgggaggaggaggagcagatCATGGACACGGAGCAGAGGGGGCCCACGGTGACTTTAGGGCGAAGGTTTGGAGCATGAGTGGAGGTCCATACTGCAGGCCTAAGCACTGGCGCCGTAACACCGCCATCGCCATGTTCGGCGTCTTTCTCATCTGCATTCCCATCGCCATGAAATCCGCCGAGCTTGAG CAACGGCCACATCATCCTGTTCGCCCAATTCCATCACAACTCTGGTGCAAGAACTTTGGGACTAAAGATTACAATGACGTGCAGTAA
- the LOC7494056 gene encoding NAD-dependent malic enzyme 59 kDa isoform, mitochondrial: MWRLARCASSNLSRSLRRRFFSTAAIPAPCIIHKRGTDILHDPWFNKDTGFPLTERDRLGLRGLLPPRVISFEQQYDRFMESYRSLEKNTQGQPYSVVSLAKWRILNRLHDRNETLYYRVLIDNIKDFAPIIYTPTVGLVCQNYSGLFRRPRGMYFSAKDKGEMMSMIYNWPAQQVDMIVLTDGSRILGLGDLGVQGIGIPIGKLDMYVAAAGINPQKILPVMLDVGTNNQKLLEDPLYLGLRQPRLEGEEYLSIVDEFMEAVHTRWPKAIVQFEDFQMKWAFETLQRYRKRFCMFNDDIQGTAGVALAGLLGTVRAQGLPLSDFVNQKIVVVGAGSAGLGVLNMAIQALSRMSGNNEMAAKNKCYLLDKDGLITKERKNIDPAAAPFAKDLKDVEGLREGASPFEVVKKLKPHVLLGLSGVGGVFNEEVLKAMRESDSTKPAIFAMSNPTMNAECTAADAFKYAGPNIIFGSGSPFEDVDLGNGKVGHVNQANNMYLFPGIGLGTLLSGAHIITDGMLQAAAECLASYMTDEEIQNGILYPSIDSIRHITAEVGAAVLRAAVEEDLAEGHGEAGPRELKHMSKAETVAYVSRNMWFPVYSPLVHEK; this comes from the exons atgtgGAGATTAGCGCGATGTGCGTCGTCGAATTTGAGCAGATCGTTGCGGAGGCGGTTTTTCTCCACGGCGGCGATTCCAGCTCCTTGTATTATTCATAAACGTGGCACTGATATTCTCCATGATCCATGGTTCAATAAG GATACAGGATTTCCTTTGACTGAAAGAGATCGACTAGGGCTGCGTGGCCTGCTTCCACCTCGTGTTATATCCTTCGAGCAGCAATATGATCGTTTTA TGGAATCTTATAGGTCCCTTGAGAAGAATACCCAGGGCCAACCATACAGTGTTGTATCTTTAGCAAAATGGAGGATCTTGAATCGACTGCATGACAGGAATGAGACATTATACTACCGA GTCCTCATTGATAACATTAAAGATTTTGCTCCAATTATATACACTCCAACAGTAGGGTTAGTATGTCAGAATTACTCAGGATTATTTAGACGCCCACGTGGAATGTATTTTAGTGCAAAGGATAAGGGAGAGATGATGTCAATGATCTATAACTGGCCTGCTCAACAG GTTGACATGATAGTGCTTACTGATGGCAGCCGTATTCTTGGCCTAGGTGATCTTGGAGTTCAAGGAATAGGAATACCCATTGGAAAACTAGATATGTATGTTGCTGCTGCTGGTATCAATCCACAGAAA ATACTCCCAGTTATGTTAGACGTTGGTACTAACAATCAAAAGCTGCTTGAAGACCCTCTTT ATTTAGGACTTAGACAACCTAGGCTGGAAGGAGAAGAGTATCTATCAATTGTTGATGAATTCATGGAAGCTGTTCATACTCGCTGGCCCAAAGCCATTGTACAG TTTGAAGACTTTCAGATGAAGTGGGCGTTTGAAACACTGCAAAGATATCGTAAGAGGTTTTGCATGTTTAATGATGACATACAG GGAACTGCTGGTGTTGCTCTTGCGGGGTTACTGGGAACAGTGAGAGCCCAAGGCCTACCATTATCTGACTTTGTTAACCAAAAGATAGTCGTGGTGGGTGCTGGGAG CGCAGGGCTTGGTGTCCTAAACATGGCAATACAGGCTCTTTCAAGAATGTCTGGGAACAATGAAATGGCTGCAAAGAATAAATGTTATCTACTTGATAAAGAT GGCCTCATTacaaaagagaggaaaaatatTGATCCAGCTGCGGCACCATTTGCTAAAGACTTGAAAGATGTTGAAGGGCTTAGGGAGGGAGCTAGTCCATTTGAAGTG GTTAAAAAGCTGAAGCCCCATGTGCTTCTTGGTTTGTCTGGGGTTGGGGGGGTCTTTAATGAAGAG GTGCTCAAGGCCATGCGAGAATCAGATTCAACTAAACCGGCTATTTTTGCTATGTCAAACCCCACAATGAATG CTGAATGCACTGCTGCTGATGCTTTCAAGTATGCCGgaccaaatataatttttggaaGTGGAAGCCCATTTGAAGATGTTGATCTAG GAAATGGAAAAGTAGGACATGTAAATCAAGCAAATAATATGTACCTGTTTCCTGG GATTGGTTTGGGAACTCTTCTCTCAGGTGCGCACATTATAACTGATGGAATGTTGCAAGCAGCTGCTGAATG CCTCGCTTCATACATGACGgatgaagaaatccaaaacggCATTTTGTATCCATCTATTGATAG TATACGACATATTACAGCAGAGGTAGGAGCTGCTGTTCTGCGAGCGGCAGTTGAAGAAGACCTGGCAGAAGGACATGGTGAGGCAGGCCCCCGGGAGCTCAAGCACATGTCAAAA GCGGAGACAGTAGCATATGTGTCACGGAATATGTGGTTCCCTGTTTACAGCCCTCTTGTTCATGAGAAATAG
- the LOC7494061 gene encoding mavicyanin yields MANFRKTILVVSFLTTALCGVSMATVYQVGDSAGWTSMGQVDYQDWAASKNFHGGDTLVFNYDNQFHNVKQVTHQGFESCNATSPLATYTNGSDTVTLGKQLGHFYFICGYPGHCQAGQKIDILVVPATSNLSPAASPSSASSLYFSNLSWTLGVLGFCLLGFAY; encoded by the coding sequence ATGGCTAATTTCAGGAAAACAATACTGGTGGTTTCTTTCTTGACGACGGCTCTTTGCGGAGTCTCCATGGCTACCGTTTACCAAGTCGGTGACTCTGCTGGTTGGACAAGCATGGGTCAAGTTGATTACCAAGATTGGGCTGCCAGCAAGAATTTTCACGGTGGTGATACTCTTGTCTTCAACTACGACAACCAATTCCACAACGTGAAGCAAGTGACGCATCAGGGTTTCGAGTCATGCAATGCAACGTCACCACTAGCTACTTATACCAACGGCTCCGATACAGTCACTCTTGGAAAGCAGCTTGGCCACTTCTACTTCATATGTGGTTACCCTGGTCATTGCCAAGCAGGACAAAAGATTGACATCCTGGTCGTCCCTGCAACTTCAAATTTGAGTCCTGCTGCGTCACCTAGCAGCGCTTCATCTCTTTATTTTAGTAATCTGTCTTGGACTCTAGGGGTGCTAGGATTCTGTCTCTTGGGATTTGCTTATTAG